The region cacgcactagctatttcatagctgtaatgtctcaatcagaaagcagaatatatatatatatagtctagTGATCCTATAGAAGTGAAGATAttgattgtcgaaaatgtcactgatggtttacgtcggataattgaacagcaagcaaatgaaatagtggaacttgaaaacaagattagagttctcgagtaagaccttgcatctgcaaagtctgagttgcaaggaatcgctgtgccaaatgataaaatcaagttttacacaggttttgtgtcgagaaatgtgcttgatacagtgtggagttggattgaaacagcagccaagactattactctgtatagcgAACAAAATATCAGGTcaaggtacatcaagtgatgtaagctcatgagctcaccgccttcaGGCCCGGATCCAAGTGGGGGTTACTACGGTATCTAGCAGCAGCTCTCTTTTCCTGATCTTTTACTACATACCGCTAGTGTATTGAACAACGTATTCTAGAcgttgttttaaaattttactcTGCAGCTGTATAGTACGTGCTCGCTCGCACAGGTGGGAATGCAATGAGCACCCATTATTATTTTACAGGATAAAGTCATACCACTAAAGTAAGCTTTCTTCCCCGTCAGAGTTTGAAGTCTTAATCAGTCCCTTCTGAATGAACAGTTCTGTTTGCctcccaaacattttgggcgtgtcacttcGCTTCAGGCAGAACTATAatattaagttactaaacagtgacagtccgcttaatctcagagtagtatgcTAACGATCGACGACGACGTTGACTATATATCTTAatttgacaatacacatcattaTTTCAGTTTATATAATAAAACCAGTGTCAAGAAGCCGTGGACACGTAAAGTGggcatgaccatcacttattttaattaagacgCTTACTACGTTATCCGGCTAaggcagagtcaaagaagaccgtttcaaaaaggcatgcagaagcctatccaACAATTATTTTTTTTAAGTAAGGTCAACAAAACCGGATTGACCGAAGAATGGAATCTCTTGCGGCTCCgcggtactttctccacaggttATTCTAGCTACTTTAGTTCCTATTCTGGAAACCCGGCCTAACTAGActtacgaaatgctaaaattggtcaacgccGTTTGCACTGAagtggtcttctagattctgttgtcatcagatgccatttaattaatctgacGACGCAGGGAGCCATGAAAACCGTTTTGGCAtggactgtaacagtgtttccactcctctaaacgcacactgacggcatGCACTCAGTCCCGCAGTTTATTTTTACTCTGAAATTGATACTATTTACTTAGATGTTTACAAACCGCGAGTTAGAAAagtaaaatgggcgtggctttgcatgcgagaaatgggcgtggtatgcgattaatttttatttgacctccaaacttgaggagcacgctacgccggtgatCCGTCGGTCAGTTGATCTCCTTATTCAGAGACATTTGACGGTTAGttgcctgtttgttggtctgctTCCTTTTGTTGGTCTGCTTCCTTCTACACTTATATGTCTGCTTACGTGTGAATATGATCATTAAATACACAGCTTTTACTATAAGATATACCTTTAGCTGCctcttgtttctgttatttATTCCATTCAATATGCTGTGTTTTTGAATTTTATTCTTCTAGATCATTTATCTACCCGTGGCTGATTCGGGGCAACTCACCAATAACATGCATAACATTCTCCTTTGCTATTGTGATTAATGTGGTTACTGGGTATCGTCATGGCAGATATCTCACCGCATTTGCTACCTACTCTGAAGAATGGCTCTACCACCCATGCTTCATCAGTGGAATTGTTCTGTTCTTCATTGGAATGGCAGTCAACATTCATGCCGACCGTTTGTTGAGAATTCTCAGAAATCCGGGGGAAACAGGATACAAGATACCAAAAGGAAAGaatatgaacacacacacacacacacacacacacacacacacacacacacacacacacacacacacacacacacacacacacacacacacagcacccagtcaatgaccaggtactcatttatactcctgagtcgagagaggcaatggTGCGTGAATTTCTTGCACAAGGAAATTATGACATaactcgccatcactgtgacttgaacctgcaaccctgcaagatcccggatgtaatcactccataagatgactctctaaccaaccgagctatcacaccacacacacacacacacacacacacacacacacacacacacacacacacacacacacacacacacacacacacacacacacacacaacgaatGGTCAAATCCTTGTCTCACAGAAGATACTGCAGTTCTCTCATTCTGTTGGGGTAGACAAAGACAGGACACGGAGGCTCACACCACATGTAGCATGTAGACGTTACAAACAATagctttgcgcatgcgcatcaCCACGCAAACACATCCTATAACACATGCATAGCTAATATTAATAGTTACGTCTTGTCTAGGTGGCCTATTTGAGTATATCTCTGCTGCCAATTTCTTTGCTGAAATCATTGAATGGCTTGGCTATGGTCTGACCAGTTGGTCTCTAGTTGGATTGATCTTGCCATTACTAACAATGTGCAACCTATTGCTAAGAGCAGTTCATTATCACAGGTAATTCTTTCCACTTTTCTACTCCTTGACACTCAAACAAGGGTACACGAGTGACACGACACTCTTGCAGTCCATTTTGAACACTAGAAAAAGTGCAATGAATGCAAGAGTGACGGAGAATGTAGTATGTAGCTTTATTGTATTGTGACTTGTAGATATTATCGTGATAAATTCGAAGACTATCCGAAAGACAGGAAGACTGTCATTCCGTTCGTCTTGTAAACTGAGCGCACATCTAATTAGTCAATATGTCTTGTTTGATTGCTAACCCAGCTGTGCAATACAAATCTATAAAACATACTTGGTAATTGCTGCCGTGTCATTAGCCAACTACAGGTtgttctgttaattaaagggCGTGACTCCCTACCCAGACCGATTTTATGAAAAAAATATTTCTATTAACTCTTTCCTTTATAATTTCATTTAATTATCAATTGCTACGTCTGTAAAGTGACAATATTAAAAACTCCTGGCTTCACCTTCAAATCGACGTGCATTCTTGACTAACCCTGCACTTCCGGTATTCCTTTCCTCCTAGTCAGACGCGACGGTACAACATGACTAGCTCCATTTGTCTCTtaaagtgtagaaacagtgtctgtagcttacgtctagctcacttgcatgtttccaACCAACCTTGCAACTTGCCGAGAACTTCCGGCACACTCGACCGTTGCGCGAAGACAGTATGGACGCCATTACAAGCTTTCTTCTGTAGTATGATGTTacgtgttgttgttattaacTAGGATACGGTCAGCTAGGACCACGTGTAACGTACACGTATTCTTCTGTTGTATTCTCTATCTAGTAGCGTTGTGTTCTAATTATAATACGAATCAGTAACCAGTAACACCACATGGTGACGGGAGTATGGAGCCGCGGTTCCCAGCTCCAGCTCCGTTTGACTTTGGCCACCCAGAGGATTGGCCGAGATGGCACAAAAGGTTTGACCGTTACCGGAATGCAATAGGATTGAAGGACAAGTCCGGCACCGTACAAGTCTCAACTCTCGTTTACTCCATGGGAGACAGAGCTGAAGACATTCTGACATCAATGTCGCTGTCGCAGGAGGACGCAGCGGATTACGACATTGTCATACAGAGGTTGACCAACACTTCACTAGAAAAGAGAAATGTAATTTATGAACGAGCTAGATTTAATCAGCGACGTCAGGATGAGGGGGAAACCGTGGACACCTTCATCACCGCCCTCTACAAACTTGCAGAGCACTGTCAGTATGGTCAGTTACATGACAAGATGATTCGCGACAGAATAGTCGTCGGCTTCAAAGACGCAACGCTTGCGGAGAAGCTTCAACTCGATTCGGATCTCACGCTGGAGAAGGCTATCACCAGAGCTCGGCAAAGCGAATCAGtcaa is a window of Corticium candelabrum chromosome 20, ooCorCand1.1, whole genome shotgun sequence DNA encoding:
- the LOC134196060 gene encoding 3-oxo-5-alpha-steroid 4-dehydrogenase 1-like — its product is MAPVVSCDRKVWMEIVDRQLFPIMSYGCHLWDLERTDVKRVINMALRKGVRRGLGMKRDESICDRFGDTFQESVERMKNLKLKSFIYPWLIRGNSPITCITFSFAIVINVVTGYRHGRYLTAFATYSEEWLYHPCFISGIVLFFIGMAVNIHADRLLRILRNPGETGYKIPKGGLFEYISAANFFAEIIEWLGYGLTSWSLVGLILPLLTMCNLLLRAVHYHRYYRDKFEDYPKDRKTVIPFVL